A single genomic interval of Daucus carota subsp. sativus chromosome 1, DH1 v3.0, whole genome shotgun sequence harbors:
- the LOC108196145 gene encoding WAT1-related protein At3g30340 has protein sequence MACFEQWKQVIAMVGASFCLAVVNILLKKVLSGGLDHLLIIFYRQIISTIFLSPIAYFWERKSRPKPTIGILCDHFLSALIGVTLTQYLFLLGLKFTSATFSCAFINMVPVITFIMAMPFGLEKVNLKHKSGRAKVFGALVSVGGALLLTLYKGIPLRDLPTPLEDPTTGGTKRWGTGTLLLTGGSIMWSSWFLIQAKIGKTYPCQYSSTAMISFFSTIQSALLYVAIHRNTSAWLIKGSLEILTVLFAGMVGSGLCYVIMSWCVKERGPVFTSAFSPLIQIFVAAFDITFLHEQIHLGSVLGSVLVVAGMYILLWGKINEAVLCNAIKPVTDPAMTAAEEI, from the exons ATGGCTTGTTTTGAGCAATGGAAGCAGGTTATCGCGATGGTGGGAGCGAGTTTTTGTTTAGCTGTTGTTAATATACTTCTTAAGAAGGTTCTTAGTGGGGGATTAGATCATTTGCTGATTATCTTTTATCGACAAATTATCTCCACAATTTTCTTGTCGCCTATTGCTTATTTCTGGGAAAG GAAAAGCAGGCCTAAGCCGACGATTGGCATTTTGTGTGATCATTTTCTCAGTGCTCTGATCGG TGTGACATTGACTCAGTACCTCTTTCTTCTTGGCCTTAAATTTACATCAGCAACGTTTTCGTGTGCTTTCATCAATATGGTGCCTGTAATCACATTTATAATGGCAATGCCATTCGG ACTAGAGAAAGTGAATTTGAAGCACAAAAGTGGAAGAGCAAAGGTGTTTGGAGCGTTGGTCAGCGTGGGAGGGGCCTTATTGCTGACACTTTACAAAGGGATTCCCCTCCGGGACCTTCCAACGCCTTTAGAAGATCCGACAACAGGTGGTACAAAGAGGTGGGGAACTGGAACCTTACTTTTGACAGGAGGCAGCATTATGTGGTCGTCGTGGTTTCTTATACAAGCTAAGATTGGGAAGACTTACCCGTGCCAATATTCCAGCACTGCGATGATTTCCTTCTTTAGTACTATCCAGTCAGCCCTCTTGTATGTTGCGATTCACAGGAATACATCTGCTTGGCTCATCAAAGGAAGTCTTGAGATTCTAACTGTCCTCTTTGCT GGAATGGTAGGATCAGGATTATGCTACGTGATTATGTCATGGTGTGTTAAAGAACGAGGTCCTGTTTTCACCTCAGCCTTCAGTCCTCTGATACAGATTTTTGTGGCCGCGTTTGATATCACATTTCTACATGAACAGATTCATCTGGGAAG TGTCCTCGGATCAGTTCTAGTAGTCGCGGGAATGTACATTCTTCTGTGGGGCAAAATCAATGAAGCTGTGCTCTGTAATGCGATAAAACCTGTTACAGATCCTGCAATGACAGCTGCAGAAGAGATATGA